One sulfur-oxidizing endosymbiont of Gigantopelta aegis genomic region harbors:
- a CDS encoding NADH:ubiquinone oxidoreductase: MKPRIAFFDFASCEGCQLALLNCEDILLELLELVDLVEFREAFSEKSERYDIAFIEGSIHREEDSKRLIDIRSRSQYVVALGACACNGNVQARSNFIAPAENYKLIYGEEARNRVQVDKNYWPLWAHARVRSVEEIVKVDFHLRGCPMSADEFLVLVKALLSKQIPHFPENAVCVECKRNANECVFDKGMSCLGPIAYGGCDAICVNNGHVCDACRGLLPYANVDAHNELMLSKGISKEAIKSRYRLFCSAEKISQT; encoded by the coding sequence ATGAAACCTAGAATTGCCTTTTTTGATTTTGCCAGTTGTGAAGGTTGTCAGTTAGCCCTACTCAATTGTGAAGATATCCTACTGGAGTTATTAGAGTTGGTAGATCTGGTTGAGTTTAGAGAGGCCTTTTCAGAAAAAAGTGAACGCTATGATATTGCTTTTATTGAAGGTAGTATTCATCGTGAAGAAGATAGTAAACGCTTAATCGACATTCGTTCCAGAAGTCAGTATGTCGTGGCTTTGGGGGCATGTGCTTGCAATGGTAATGTGCAAGCACGCTCCAATTTTATTGCCCCTGCTGAAAACTACAAACTGATTTATGGAGAAGAAGCGCGCAATCGTGTTCAGGTGGATAAAAATTATTGGCCACTATGGGCACATGCTCGGGTGCGCTCAGTTGAAGAGATAGTGAAAGTAGATTTCCACTTACGTGGTTGTCCCATGTCGGCAGATGAATTTTTAGTATTAGTGAAGGCATTATTAAGTAAGCAAATACCTCATTTCCCAGAAAATGCAGTCTGTGTGGAATGTAAGCGCAATGCCAATGAATGTGTTTTTGATAAAGGCATGAGTTGTCTGGGTCCTATTGCTTATGGTGGCTGTGATGCCATTTGTGTTAATAATGGCCATGTCTGTGATGCTTGTCGAGGCTTGTTGCCCTATGCTAATGTTGATGCTCACAATGAATTAATGTTGAGTAAGGGTATTTCAAAAGAGGCGATTAAAAGTCGTTATAGACTATTTTGCAGTG